The Astyanax mexicanus isolate ESR-SI-001 chromosome 14, AstMex3_surface, whole genome shotgun sequence genome window below encodes:
- the LOC103039408 gene encoding zinc finger protein DPF3, which yields MAAVIQNPLNALGDQFYREAIEHCRSYNARLCAERSVRLPFLDSQTGVAQNNCYIWMERHHRGPGLAAGQMYTYPARCWRKKRRLHTSMDSSLHLYGLHIGKEALPAPSTTLEALLRGDGLDKRNNSRDEESLLEIQRVLEADANEDAFHDDDDFEVDIPKRKHRGKGRGRGSGRRKADLDDQDKPYVYESRYKQKHNSKPGASVCGKRYRNRTGLSYHYGHTHIAEKEEPQTRDSEPSQSPPMNHRPHSRKHQINSEADHTRNNFCDVCQLKPGANLKEGKCLKCGRSGGRDGDKDEKTFVGAEELFGTTSESDTSTFHGFEEDDLEEPLSNGNDASPKCR from the exons GTTGGGTGATCAGTTCTACAGGGAGGCGATTGAACACTGTCGCAGCTATAATGCTCGACTGTGTGCCGAGCGCAGCGTCCGCCTGCCCTTCCTCGACTCACAGACTGGTGTCGCCCAGAACAACTGCTACATCTGGATGGAGCGCCACCATCGCGGACCGG GTTTAGCAGCTGGACAGATGTATACGTACCCAGCTCGCTGCTGGAGAAAGAAAAGGAGGTTGCACACTTCTATGGATTCAAGCCTTCATCTCTATGGTCTACATATAG GTAAGGAGGCTTTACCTGCACCGAGTACTACACTGGAGGCTTTGCTGAGAGGGGACGGGTTGGACAAGAGGAACAACTCCAGAGATGAGGAGAGTCTGCTGGAGATTCAG AGAGTTTTGGAGGCTGATGCCAATGAAGATGCTTTTCATGACGATGATGACTTTGAAGTGGACATACCAAAAAGGAAACATCGGGGAAAAGGCAGG GGTCGAGGTTCAGGGCGGCGAAAGGCAGACTTAGATGACCAGGACAAGCCATACGTCTATGAAA gtaGATACAAACAAAAGCATAACTCCAAACCTGGAGCCTCAG tttgtggGAAGCGCTACCGGAATCGCACTGGCTTAAGCTACCATTATGGCCACACCCACATTGCTGAAAAGGAGGAGCCCCAGACCAGGGACTCTGAGCCATCACAGTCCCCACCCATGAACCACCGTCCTCACAGTCGCAAAC ATCAAATAAATTCAGAAGCAGATCATACACGCAACAATTTCTGTGACGTCTGCCAGTTAAAACCCGGCGCCAACCTGAAGGAAGGCAAGTGCCTCAAATGTGGGCGTTCAG GTGGGCGGGATGGAGATAAAGATGAGAAGACTTTTGTCGGAGCTGAGGAGCTGTTCGGTACAACTTCTGAGAGCGACACGTCCACATTTCACGGATTTGAGGAGGATGACCTGGAGGAGCCTTTGTCCAACGGAAATGATGCCTCCCCAAAGTGCAGATAG